A single genomic interval of Mangifera indica cultivar Alphonso chromosome 5, CATAS_Mindica_2.1, whole genome shotgun sequence harbors:
- the LOC123215253 gene encoding ABC transporter B family member 11-like: MAFENGNTDSNEATTSRSIEQTDRGSNKNGDQQELEKSKDKEKANKVPFRKLFAFADFTDIMLMIIGTIGAIGNGLCMPLMAVLFGDLTDSFGQNQNNRDVVDAVSKVSLKLVYLAIGSAVAAFTQVACWMVTGERQAARIRSLYLKTILRQDIAFFDKEANTGEVISRMSGDTVLIQDAMGEKVGKFIQLMSTFIGGFTIAFINGWLLTLVMLSAIPPLAIAGGAMAVMVSKMSSRGQNAYAKAASLVEQTIGSIRTVASFTGEKQAIRNYNKFLVTAYKSGVHEGFAAGLGLGLVMCIIYFSYALAIWFGGRLILNEGYTGGRVLLVIIAVLTGSMSLGQASPCLSAFAAGQAAAFKMFETINRKPEIDAYDTKGKILDDICGDIELRDVCFSYPARPDEPIFSGFSLSIPSGTTAALVGQSGSGKSTVISMIERFYDPQAGEVLIDGINLKEFQLKWIREKIGLVSQEPVLFIGSIRDNIAYGKDGATIEEIKTAAELANAAKFIDKLPQGLDTMAGEHGTQLSGGQKQRIAIARAILKDPRILLLDEATSALDAESERVVQEALDRIMVNRTTVMVAHRLSTVRNADMIAVIHQGKMVEKGTHSQLLEDPDSAYSQLIRLQEVNKDSEHVIDGQNKSEISKESLRLSSQRISLQRSISRGSSGGSSSRHSFSIAFGMPVGHNVTDTANGDLEDPPVASESVPEVSIRRLASLNKPEIPIILLGTISAIANGMLMPIFGILISSVIETFYKPRDELKKDTRFWSIIFVAFGLAALLANPAQTYFFSVAGCKLIQRIRSMCFEKVVHMEVGWFDQPEHSSGTIGARLSADATSVRGIVGDSLAQIVQSSASAVAGLVIAFTASWQLAFIVLAIIPLIGVTGYCQMEFMKGFSADAKKKYEEASQVANDAVGSIRTVASFCAEEKVMQLYKKKCEGPMETGIRQGLVSGAGFGLSFFLLFSVYATSFYAGARLVEAGKTTFTDVFRVFFALTMAALGISQTSSLAPDSSKAKGAVASIFAIIDRQSKIDSSDDSGTTLENFKGEIELRHVSFKYPLRPDVQILRDLSLAIHAGKTVALVGESGCGKSTVISLLQRFYDPDAGRITLDGVEIQKLKLKWLRQQMGLVSQEPALFNDTIRANIAYGKEGNATEAEILAASELANAHKFISSLQQGYDTMVGERGTQLSGGQKQRVAIARAIVKDPKILLLDEATSALDAESERIVQDALDRVMKNRTTVVVAHRLSTIKNADVIAVVKNGVIVEKGKHDSLINIEDGFYASLVALHTRASTS, from the exons ATGGCCTTTGAGAATGGCAATACCGATTCTAATGAAGCCACCACGTCAAGAAGCATAGAACAGACCGACAGAGGATCCAACAAGAATGGAGACCAACAAGAGTTGGAGAAGAGCAAGGATAAAGAGAAAGCTAACAAGGTTCCATTTCGCAAGCTGTTCGCATTTGCGGATTTTACTGATATAATGCTGATGATCATTGGCACAATTGGAGCCATTGGAAATGGCTTATGTATGCCCCTAATGGCAGTACTATTTGGTGACTTGACTGATTCTTTTGGACAAAACCAGAATAACAGAGACGTGGTTGATGCTGTTTCCAAG GTCTCTCTAAAGCTTGTTTACTTGGCAATTGGTTCTGCAGTAGCAGCATTCACCC AGGTGGCTTGCTGGATGGTAACAGGGGAAAGACAGGCTGCAAGAATAAGGAGCTtgtatttgaaaactatacTGAGACAAGATATTGCTTTCTTTGATAAAGAAGCAAACACAGGTGAGGTAATCTCGAGGATGTCTGGCGACACTGTTCTTATACAAGATGCAATGGGTGAGAAG gTTGGGAAATTTATACAGCTCATGTCAACATTTATTGGAGGTTTTACAATAGCATTTATAAACGGGTGGCTTCTTACCCTTGTAATGTTGAGTGCTATTCCTCCTCTTGCAATAGCTGGTGGAGCCATGGCTGTTATGGTATCCAAGATGTCATCCCGTGGACAAAATGCCTATGCAAAAGCAGCAAGTTTAGTCGAACAGACAATTGGTTCCATCCGAACT GTTGCATCATTCACTGGGGAGAAACAAGCCATAAGAAATTATAACAAGTTTCTTGTTACTGCTTACAAATCAGGTGTTCATGAAGGCTTCGCTGCTGGACTAGGCCTTGGTCTAGTTATGTGTATTATTTACTTCAGTTATGCTTTGGCAATATGGTTTGGTGGCAGGTTGATACTGAATGAAGGATATACAGGGGGGCGTGTACTTCTTGTGATTATTGCTGTATTGACTGGTTCAAT GTCTCTAGGGCAGGCGTCTCCCTGTCTGAGTGCATTTGCCGCTGGTCAAGCTGCAGCGTTTAAGATGTTTGAGACTATAAATAGGAAGCCAGAGATAGATGCTTATGACACAAAGGGAAAAATATTGGATGACATTTGTGGAGATATAGAGTTGCGGGATGTTTGTTTCAGTTATCCTGCACGACCAGATGAGCCAATTTTTAGTGGATTTTCCCTTTCAATTCCAAGTGGGACGACTGCTGCTCTGGTTGGACAAAGTGGAAGTGGGAAGTCAACAGTTATTAGTATGATAGAGAGATTTTATGATCCACAAGCTGGTGAAGTTCTTATAGATGGGATCAACCTTAAAGAATTCCAGCTTAAATGGATTAGGGAGAAAATTGGTCTTGTCAGCCAGGAACCGGTGTTGTTTATAGGAAGCATCAGGGATAACATTGCATATGGGAAGGATGGTGCAACAATTGAGGAGATTAAAACAGCAGCTGAACTTGCAAATGCTGCTAAGTTTATTGATAAACTACCTCAG GGACTAGACACTATGGCTGGTGAGCATGGAACACAGTTGTCTGGCGGACAGAAGCAGAGAATTGCAATAGCAAGAGCAATTTTGAAAGATCCTCGAATTTTACTATTAGATGAAGCTACAAGTGCACTTGATGCAGAATCTGAGAGAGTGGTGCAAGAGGCACTAGATAGGATAATGGTTAATCGGACAACCGTCATGGTTGCCCATCGTCTGAGCACAGTGAGAAATGCTGATATGATTGCTGTTATTCATCAAGGAAAAATGGTTGAAAAAG gcACACATTCCCAGCTACTTGAGGATCCTGATAGCGCTTACTCTCAACTAATACGGTTACAGGAAGTAAATAAGGATTCAGAACATGTTATAGATGGCCAAAACAAATCGGAAATTTCGAAGGAATCCCTTAGGCTGTCTAGTCAAAGAATATCCTTGCAACGGTCCATAAGTCGAGGATCATCAGGAGGAAGTAGCAGTCGCCACTCATTCTCAATCGCATTTGGTATGCCTGTTGGACACAATGTCACTGATACTGCTAATGGAGATCTAGAAGATCCTCCAGTGGCATCAGAATCAGTACCCGAAGTCTCAATTCGACGCCTTGCCAGTCTCAATAAGCCAGAAATCCCTATTATTCTGCTAGGAACAATATCTGCTATTGCAAATGGCATGTTAATGCCAATTTTTGGTATATTAATTTCCAGTGTAATAGAAACATTTTACAAACCACGTGATGAACTGAAAAAGGATACAAGGTTCTGGTCAATCATATTTGTGGCTTTCGGGTTAGCAGCATTACTTGCGAATCCAGCCCAAACATACTTCTTTTCTGTTGCTGGATGCAAGTTAATCCAACGAATACGGTCGATGTGTTTTGAGAAGGTGGTTCACATGGAGGTTGGCTGGTTTGATCAGCCTGAGCACTCAAGTGGAACAATTGGGGCAAGGCTATCGGCAGATGCAACATCAGTGCGTGGTATAGTAGGAGATTCGTTGGCTCAGATTGTTCAAAGTAGTGCATCAGCAGTGGCAGGCTTGGTCATTGCTTTTACTGCAAGTTGGCAGTTAGCCTTTATCGTCCTTGCCATAATTCCTCTAATAGGAGTCACTGGATATTGTCAAATGGAGTTCATGAAAGGATTCAGCGCAGATGCGAAG AAGAAGTATGAGGAAGCAAGCCAAGTTGCTAATGATGCAGTTGGAAGTATAAGAACAGTTGCTTCTTTCTGTGCTGAGGAGAAGGTGATGCAACTATACAAAAAGAAATGCGAAGGTCCTATGGAGACTGGAATAAGGCAGGGATTAGTCAGTGGAGCAGGATTTGGATTATCTTTCTTCTTGCTATTTTCTGTCTATGCAACCAGTTTCTATGCTGGAGCTCGACTTGTTGAGGCTGGCAAGACAACCTTCACAGATGTTTTTAGA GTCTTTTTTGCTTTGACCATGGCAGCATTGGGAATTTCTCAAACAAGCTCCTTGGCTCCTGATTCCAGCAAAGCTAAGGGGGCTGTTGCTTCAATATTTGCAATCATAGATCGCCAGTCAAAAATAGACTCTAGTGATGACTCTGGGACAACATTAGAAAACTTCAAAGGAGAAATAGAGCTTCGTCATGTAAGCTTTAAATATCCCTTAAGGCCAGATGTGCAGATTCTCCGAGACCTCAGTTTGGCCATTCATGCTGGCAAG ACTGTTGCTCTGGTTGGAGAGAGTGGCTGTGGAAAATCAACGGTGATCTCCTTGTTACAAAGGTTCTATGACCCTGATGCAGGACGGATTACACTTGATGGtgttgaaattcaaaagctCAAATTGAAATGGTTAAGGCAGCAGATGGGACTGGTGAGCCAAGAACCAGCTTTGTTTAATGACACAATCCGTGCCAACATCGCCTACGGAAAAGAAGGAAATGCAACTGAAGCTGAAATTTTAGCTGCATCAGAATTGGCCAATGCCCACAAATTCATTAGCAGTTTACAACAG GGCTATGATACAATGGTTGGAGAGCGAGGAACCCAATTGTCGGGTGGCCAAAAACAACGGGTAGCCATTGCGCGTGCCATCGTTAAAGATCCGAAGATATTACTATTGGATGAAGCTACCAGTGCACTTGATGCTGAATCAGAGCGTATTGTTCAAGATGCATTAGATAGAGTAATGAAAAATCGGACAACAGTTGTGGTGGCTCATCGCTTATCCACAATTAAGAATGCAGATGTGATCGCAGTGGTTAAAAATGGAGTTATAGTAGAGAAAGGAAAGCATGATAGTTTGATTAATATCGAAGATGGATTTTATGCCTCTTTAGTAGCACTTCACACTAGAGCTTCAACTTCATAA